The nucleotide sequence TCGTACTTGCGTCCGATGAAGCGCTTGACAGAGTAGAAGGTATTTTCGGGGTTGAGCACCGATTGGCGGCGAGCCATTTGACCGACGAGGCGATCGCCATCTTTGCTGAATCCCACTACAGACGGCGTGGTGCGGGTGCCTTCTGCGTTGGCAATAACAGTGGGTTGTCCCCCTTCCATGACTGCGACCACTGAGTTAGTGGTTCCCAGGTCGATTCCGACTACTTTACCCATGAACGACTGGCCTCCTTGTGCTGCAATTCGGGCGTTGGCTTAGCGACTTGCATGCTAGTGATGTGCGTGCAAGGAACGAGCGATCGTTATATATCGCCATTTCTGGTCGCTATTTCTGGAGGTGCGATCGCCGATTGCAACTGGAAATCTGATTTACGATTGCATAGCCTCCCTACTGTGCGACTCGTAAGAGCGTTGACAGTAGTATTTGCATGATAGAAAGCCAGTCTGAGGAAGGCTGTAGAGAAAACCCCACCTCCCGAGTGGTAATTCCCTTGAAGGTGCCTCCAGCGGAGGCTGCCGCTAGAGTGGTTAGCGAGTCAATTGAGTTGTGCGATCGCGGTTGGAAGCAGTTATGGTGCAGTCTTGGCAGTTAGACATTCGTCCCGATGTGCCGTCTATGGTGCAGCGGGGGATCGAGTTGTGGCAACAGTGGGCGGCTGAGGCGATCGCCGAGCGCGGCTGCTTCTCCGTTGCACTCTCGGGAGGCAGTAGCCCCAAGGTGTTTTACGAGGGGTTGGCGTCTGCAGATTTGCCTTGGGACAAGCTGTATGTGTTTTGGGGGGACGAGCGTTACGTTCCACAGGACCATCCCGATAGCAATTACCGCATGGCAAAACAGGCACTGCTCGATCGCGTGCCCATTCCTGCATCCCAGATTTTCCCGTTTCCAACCGGTGCGGGCAATCCGCAGGTGGATGCGGCGACCTACGGCGATCGCCTGCGCGAGGTGTTCAAAGGGGACTGGCCCGAGATCGATTGCACGTTGTTGGGGGTGGGTGGGGATGGTCACACTGCGTCGTTATTCCCCGCAACGGAGGCGTTGAATTCTCAAGCGTGGGTAACTGTGGGAAATAAGTCGGGGGAACCGCGTTTAACGCTGACATTCCCAGCCCTCAATGCCAGTCGTCGGGTGGTGTTTTGGCTTGCGGGTGCCGGAAAGGCGGAGATTGTGAAAACGTTG is from Synechococcus sp. PCC 7336 and encodes:
- the pgl gene encoding 6-phosphogluconolactonase yields the protein MVQSWQLDIRPDVPSMVQRGIELWQQWAAEAIAERGCFSVALSGGSSPKVFYEGLASADLPWDKLYVFWGDERYVPQDHPDSNYRMAKQALLDRVPIPASQIFPFPTGAGNPQVDAATYGDRLREVFKGDWPEIDCTLLGVGGDGHTASLFPATEALNSQAWVTVGNKSGEPRLTLTFPALNASRRVVFWLAGAGKAEIVKTLLTTNAGLPAQSIQPHGELIWLCDRTAAAALPLVGAGP